TGTTCGTGGAAAGCGACGAACCAGATTTGGCGCAGATCCTGGCCATCGGCACTGGTCTGCTGGGCATGGCGGCGCTGTTTCAGTTGGTGGACGGCGTGCAGGCCATCGCGCTTGGCGTGCTGCGCGGCGTTCAGGATACCGCAGTGCCGATGGTGATGGCAGCACTCAGCTATTGGGCGGTGGGGATCCCGGCATCATATGTCTTTGGTTTCATGTTCGGGCTTGAAGGGATCGGTGTGTGGCTGGGGCTTGTTCTTGGGCTTGCCTGTGCCGCGGTGCTTTTGATGGCGCGGTTCTGGGGGCGTTCGATCAAACAGGTGGGTGCGGCGTCTATGGCCTGATGCGGGCGGGTTCACGGCAAATCTTCCGAAAATACCGTGAAAACATGCCAAGTGATTTAAGCACTTAGGCGACGCGGCTTTAACATTTGAACAAGTTTTGCCTCTAGGCTCCCCAACAAGAATATTGGGGGATGCCGCGTGGGCGAGATCAACAAACAGCTGAAAGTAGGGAAGGCCGTCGACCGGTCCCTGGCTTATGAGCCAAGCGAACAAGAGCAGATGCTGGATGTGATCAACCAGATGGAGCAGGGGATCCTGGTCTGGTCCCCTGATGGTGTGTGCGTGCTGCACAATGACCGCATCTTCGAAGTGCTTGAACTGGGCCCCCGGGACTTGCAGGTGGGAATGACCCGTGAAACGTTTCTGAGCATCACGGTGGCCCAGGGTGTCATTACCGCCGAGCGCAAGGCCGAGGTGCTTGAGTTGTTCAAGACCGGTCAACCGTTCCATTTCGACCGGGACATGCCATCGGGCAAGGTGATTTCATCCTTTGCGCGTCCCTTGCGCCATGATGGCTACGTCGTGACTTTTACTGATGTCACGCAATTCCGCCGCGACGCGGCTGATCTGGCCGATGCCAAGCAACAGGCGGAGATCGCGGAATCCAAGGCCAAGTCGATGTTGGCCAAGGAGCAGGCCTGGCGGGCCGAGGCCAAGTTGCTGGCAGATCTCGATGAATGGCTGCAAAGCTGTAAGACCTTGTCGGAACTCTTTGACGTTGTGGCCAAATTCATGACCAGCATGCTGCCGGAAACGCAGGGAGAGCTCTATATCTACTCCAATTCCCGCGATGTGCTGGATGGGGCCTGCGCCTGGGGCGGCGGCCAGGCGCACGACCACATTGCGCCGGACAGTTGCTGGGCATTGCGGCGGGGGCGCGGTTATCGGTTCGATGCGCGCGGCATCAGCTTTCGCTGTGGCCACGTAAACGACCACCCGACAACGGGCGACGTCGAGGATGCAATGTGCATTCCGATCGTGGCCCACGGCGACACTGTGGGGTTGTTGCATGTGACCTATCCGCTGGGAACGGACGCGCAAGTTGCCAAGGATGGATATGACTTTGCCCTGCAATGCGGCGAACACATCAGCCTGGCCATCGCCAACGTCAAGCT
This Falsiruegeria litorea R37 DNA region includes the following protein-coding sequences:
- a CDS encoding sensor domain-containing diguanylate cyclase codes for the protein MGEINKQLKVGKAVDRSLAYEPSEQEQMLDVINQMEQGILVWSPDGVCVLHNDRIFEVLELGPRDLQVGMTRETFLSITVAQGVITAERKAEVLELFKTGQPFHFDRDMPSGKVISSFARPLRHDGYVVTFTDVTQFRRDAADLADAKQQAEIAESKAKSMLAKEQAWRAEAKLLADLDEWLQSCKTLSELFDVVAKFMTSMLPETQGELYIYSNSRDVLDGACAWGGGQAHDHIAPDSCWALRRGRGYRFDARGISFRCGHVNDHPTTGDVEDAMCIPIVAHGDTVGLLHVTYPLGTDAQVAKDGYDFALQCGEHISLAIANVKLRDELHDQSTRDPLTRLYNRRYFLEAMRAEHATAARKDQRFAVLSFDADKFKAFNDNHGHDAGDMVLRAIGDRMHELFQHGETPCRFGGEEFSVLLPCADADIAMGVAEVLRAGIEDTRIRYGAEELPRVTISIGVAVYPDHGNLPQDLLNAADRALYVAKAAGRNCVRLVGRGA